The following proteins are co-located in the Brevibacillus laterosporus DSM 25 genome:
- a CDS encoding peptidylprolyl isomerase, giving the protein MKKGQITLDNGNKVVIEFFDKEAPGTVANFEKLATEGFYNGLSFHRVIPGFVAQGGCPHGTGTGGPGYTIKCETQGNPHKHVRGALSMAHAGKDTGGSQFFIGYDAFPHLDGVHTVFGQVIEGMEHVDKIKQGEKMTEVKVWEE; this is encoded by the coding sequence ATGAAAAAAGGTCAAATCACCCTAGACAACGGAAATAAGGTTGTTATTGAATTCTTCGATAAAGAAGCTCCTGGTACCGTTGCAAACTTCGAAAAACTAGCAACTGAAGGCTTCTACAATGGTCTGTCTTTCCACCGTGTTATTCCAGGGTTTGTTGCACAAGGCGGTTGCCCACATGGAACAGGGACTGGCGGTCCTGGTTACACAATCAAATGTGAAACACAAGGAAACCCACACAAACACGTTCGTGGTGCATTGTCCATGGCACATGCAGGTAAAGATACAGGCGGTAGCCAATTCTTTATCGGTTATGATGCATTCCCACATCTAGATGGCGTTCATACTGTATTTGGTCAAGTTATCGAAGGTATGGAGCATGTGGACAAAATTAAGCAAGGCGAAAAAATGACTGAAGTAAAGGTCTGGGAAGAGTAA
- a CDS encoding WD40 repeat domain-containing protein translates to MLGWSATDSVIGVFRKASTTEGVTRNLGRLAYPYEKFEQLKQIDANTAFLELSPDGKKISKIAMSASGASIKLISLPDGKETEVVMYRSSQSLYLQDVEWSNNSRYVCFLIIDASMKGKARVGVYDNDSGSYKTYQLKDIDRGRTLTGVNISDDGQSVLLTLFENKSGRSNRIVMGMINGSDITVQYEHQTGREQNAWLNNDQFVYLGTDGTLYEYDRRTSELTVLLDKISNFEFSRDRKYVAYSLYDKDTIFVGKLQGKNVLYEEPVYHGVIPSKIFWSPDNKSLLIHGRKYYSSVQGGQVESNTSDELPFVLTFQ, encoded by the coding sequence ATGTTGGGGTGGTCCGCCACAGACTCCGTGATTGGTGTGTTCAGGAAAGCGAGCACAACTGAGGGTGTGACGAGGAACCTGGGGCGTCTTGCCTATCCCTATGAAAAGTTCGAGCAGCTGAAACAAATCGACGCCAATACAGCTTTTTTGGAACTGTCCCCAGACGGCAAGAAAATCTCTAAAATAGCCATGTCGGCATCCGGTGCATCGATAAAGCTGATCTCGTTACCTGACGGAAAGGAAACGGAAGTAGTGATGTACCGTTCCAGCCAAAGTCTGTATCTGCAAGATGTTGAGTGGTCTAACAACAGTCGATACGTATGCTTTCTCATCATAGATGCATCCATGAAGGGAAAAGCCAGAGTAGGAGTATACGATAACGATTCAGGATCTTACAAAACGTATCAACTAAAGGATATTGATCGGGGAAGGACGCTCACAGGGGTTAACATTTCTGATGATGGACAAAGCGTGCTGCTTACCCTGTTTGAGAATAAATCAGGTCGTTCCAACAGGATAGTCATGGGAATGATCAATGGAAGTGATATTACCGTACAGTATGAGCACCAGACAGGTCGCGAACAAAACGCTTGGCTAAATAATGATCAGTTCGTGTACCTTGGAACAGATGGAACGCTGTATGAATACGACCGCAGAACCAGCGAGCTTACCGTCCTGCTGGATAAAATAAGCAACTTCGAGTTCTCCCGAGACCGGAAGTATGTCGCATACTCGTTGTACGATAAAGACACTATCTTTGTCGGAAAGCTCCAAGGTAAAAATGTCCTCTACGAAGAACCTGTGTATCATGGAGTCATACCATCGAAAATATTCTGGAGTCCAGATAATAAAAGCCTTCTCATTCATGGCAGGAAGTACTATTCTTCTGTGCAGGGCGGGCAAGTAGAATCGAATACCTCAGATGAGCTGCCTTTTGTACTCACATTTCAATAG
- a CDS encoding response regulator transcription factor: MNKTKVLIIEDEQPIADLLSYGLTLEGFRTRISASGATGMMEMEQFNPDLLLLDWMLPDQSGLDICKRVTENYNIPILMITAKSDITDKVLGLEFGADDYITKPFDLREVVARIRTILRRVDQANIRERDTVGDDVIRFKNIEIVVEERLVKKEGILVDLTPKEFDLLMTLFGHRGRIFTRSELLDLVWEYDFGGDTRTVDTHIQRLRKKLDAGDLIITVFGIGYKFGKQVE; this comes from the coding sequence ATGAATAAAACAAAAGTTCTCATTATTGAAGATGAACAACCAATTGCCGATTTACTTTCATATGGGCTTACGTTGGAAGGCTTTCGTACACGTATTTCGGCAAGTGGAGCTACAGGAATGATGGAAATGGAACAATTCAACCCCGATCTTCTCTTGCTCGACTGGATGCTACCGGATCAAAGTGGACTGGATATTTGTAAAAGAGTTACAGAAAACTACAATATTCCTATTTTAATGATAACTGCGAAGTCTGATATTACCGATAAAGTGCTCGGACTTGAATTCGGAGCAGATGATTATATCACGAAGCCTTTTGACCTGCGTGAAGTTGTCGCTAGAATCCGCACGATTCTACGTCGGGTTGATCAAGCCAATATTAGGGAACGGGATACGGTTGGAGACGATGTGATCCGGTTTAAAAATATCGAGATTGTGGTGGAGGAAAGACTGGTTAAAAAAGAGGGCATACTAGTCGACCTGACTCCCAAGGAATTCGACTTACTTATGACATTATTTGGCCACCGGGGAAGAATTTTCACTCGGTCAGAATTGCTTGACCTGGTATGGGAATACGATTTTGGCGGCGATACCCGGACGGTTGATACCCATATTCAGAGGCTCCGCAAAAAACTGGATGCAGGCGATCTGATCATAACCGTGTTCGGGATCGGGTACAAATTCGGGAAGCAGGTCGAATAG
- a CDS encoding sigma-70 family RNA polymerase sigma factor translates to METVAHALKFYGNTIVRLSYSYLHNLSDAEDVLQDTLLSFMRNKPAFSCPEHEKAWLMRVAINLCKNKLKSSWFKTIAIPENLQIESITHEESEVLEAVHTLPVKYREVVHLYYYEGYSTFEISSLLQKKESTVRSLLYRARDMLKKTLKGAYDFEE, encoded by the coding sequence ATGGAGACAGTCGCACACGCATTGAAATTCTACGGCAATACGATAGTAAGATTATCTTATTCGTATTTACATAATCTTTCTGATGCAGAGGATGTTCTGCAGGATACTTTGCTCAGTTTTATGAGGAATAAGCCTGCTTTTTCCTGTCCTGAACATGAAAAAGCTTGGCTGATGCGCGTTGCTATCAACCTATGTAAAAATAAACTAAAATCTTCATGGTTTAAAACCATTGCAATTCCCGAAAATCTTCAAATAGAAAGTATAACGCATGAAGAATCAGAGGTGTTGGAAGCAGTTCATACCCTGCCGGTAAAGTACCGCGAAGTCGTCCACCTCTATTATTACGAGGGTTATTCCACATTTGAAATATCTTCTCTGCTCCAAAAGAAAGAATCTACGGTACGTTCCCTTCTGTATAGGGCAAGAGATATGCTCAAAAAAACCCTGAAAGGAGCATATGATTTTGAAGAATAA
- a CDS encoding reverse transcriptase domain-containing protein: MARTFSYPKNETELRQLLVALFDNAKRGKESGKTTWFYSLLEIVSSETVILSAIHNIKSNHGSQTAGVDEKTMQDDYLQQDYESVIKEIQSSFRNNDYHPHLIRRVWIPKPNTNEKRPLGIPTVRDRIMQECIRITIEPILEAQFFKHSYGFRPWRDTKMALERVNQVIHKTGYHWVIEGDISKFFDTVDHNVLLKRLWQMGIRDRRLLKQGLWMKCGQTPSVLHKRVFYLPY; this comes from the coding sequence GTGGCACGAACATTCAGCTATCCAAAGAACGAAACCGAATTGCGCCAACTCCTAGTTGCACTTTTCGACAATGCCAAACGAGGAAAAGAATCTGGAAAAACTACATGGTTTTACTCACTTTTAGAAATAGTGTCATCCGAAACGGTTATCCTTTCAGCTATCCATAACATTAAAAGTAATCATGGTTCACAAACAGCAGGTGTCGATGAGAAAACCATGCAGGACGACTACTTACAACAAGATTATGAATCGGTTATCAAGGAAATCCAAAGCTCCTTTAGAAACAATGATTATCACCCTCACCTAATCAGGAGAGTATGGATACCGAAACCAAACACTAATGAAAAACGCCCTCTGGGAATACCGACTGTCCGAGATCGAATCATGCAGGAATGCATTCGCATCACGATAGAACCTATTCTCGAAGCCCAATTTTTCAAACACTCATACGGTTTCAGACCTTGGCGAGACACAAAAATGGCACTCGAAAGAGTGAACCAAGTCATCCATAAAACAGGTTATCATTGGGTCATTGAAGGCGACATAAGTAAATTCTTTGATACCGTAGACCACAACGTTTTATTAAAACGTTTATGGCAGATGGGGATACGTGACAGACGGTTACTCAAGCAGGGATTATGGATGAAGTGCGGTCAAACCCCATCGGTACTCCACAAGAGGGTATTTTATCTCCCCTACTAG
- a CDS encoding HNH endonuclease: protein MRKVSDTERLLHEINNINSAIRGLINYHEETTWVHVVMTRFSERLKWAGYNSLKQYGGKWVRAKDTNNWTSVHERYDTMIPAIEYNGLTVGITNLAFSKWKIPRLKIPDETPYSERGREIHRRRTGKKPVKARADELLTVSLSELIGFKLTGRRYNFEYFLNKAYAFNRDKGKCRVCRNELYIWNTQTHHINPTLPMNEINRVPNLASVHQICHKRIHDKEDYSILGKKIWDKIRSFREKLGDFTSTE, encoded by the coding sequence TTGAGGAAAGTCTCCGATACAGAGAGACTCCTCCATGAAATAAATAATATCAACAGTGCTATTCGTGGATTAATTAACTATCATGAGGAAACAACTTGGGTACATGTTGTCATGACTAGATTTTCCGAACGATTAAAGTGGGCAGGTTACAATTCCCTAAAACAATACGGAGGAAAATGGGTTCGGGCTAAAGATACAAATAACTGGACTTCCGTCCATGAACGCTATGACACTATGATACCTGCCATTGAATATAACGGATTGACGGTAGGTATTACAAACCTAGCATTCTCTAAATGGAAGATCCCCCGACTAAAAATCCCAGATGAGACACCATACTCCGAAAGAGGGAGAGAAATACACCGAAGGCGTACAGGTAAGAAACCAGTAAAAGCGCGTGCTGACGAATTACTAACTGTAAGCTTATCAGAACTTATTGGTTTTAAACTTACAGGAAGGCGATACAACTTTGAATACTTCCTAAATAAGGCTTATGCATTCAACAGAGATAAGGGAAAATGCAGAGTTTGTAGAAACGAACTTTATATCTGGAACACTCAGACTCATCACATCAACCCTACCCTCCCAATGAATGAAATCAATCGGGTTCCCAATCTAGCCAGCGTGCATCAAATCTGTCATAAACGGATTCATGACAAAGAAGACTACTCAATATTAGGAAAGAAAATCTGGGATAAAATTCGATCGTTCAGAGAAAAGTTAGGTGATTTTACGAGTACTGAGTAG
- a CDS encoding IS3 family transposase, translated as MIMFVIESFHSSLKSEEFDSLKREILTNLMVIQKVENYICFYNEERIQEKLNYLSPYEYGKQVA; from the coding sequence ATGATAATGTTTGTCATTGAATCCTTCCACTCCTCGCTAAAGTCGGAAGAATTCGACTCTCTAAAAAGAGAGATCCTAACAAACCTAATGGTAATACAAAAAGTAGAGAATTACATCTGTTTTTACAATGAAGAACGAATTCAGGAGAAATTAAACTACCTGTCCCCATACGAGTATGGGAAACAGGTAGCATAG
- a CDS encoding reverse transcriptase/maturase family protein: MDEVRSNPIGTPQEGILSPLLANVYLDIFDQWVSKQWEGKETKHTYSRQSEKLRAIKTTKLHPAYLVRYADDWVLIIKSQEQALKWKERITNYLQKRPKIKLSDEKTLITHEKKPYEIPWV, encoded by the coding sequence ATGGATGAAGTGCGGTCAAACCCCATCGGTACTCCACAAGAGGGTATTTTATCTCCCCTACTAGCCAATGTCTACCTTGATATCTTCGATCAGTGGGTCTCCAAACAATGGGAAGGAAAAGAAACCAAACATACCTACAGTCGACAAAGCGAAAAGTTGCGAGCTATAAAAACAACTAAGCTTCACCCCGCCTACTTGGTTCGCTATGCCGACGATTGGGTTCTGATTATAAAAAGTCAAGAGCAAGCTTTAAAATGGAAAGAACGAATAACCAACTATCTACAGAAACGACCAAAAATTAAACTATCGGATGAAAAGACACTCATTACACATGAGAAGAAACCATATGAAATTCCTTGGGTATGA
- a CDS encoding acyltransferase family protein, whose product MDDSMKQFRNQTSKRYIPGLDGLRALSVLAVIAYHLNGKWAQGGLLGVGIFFVISGYLITDQIVTEWKQFQKLRLLHFWVRRARRLLPVLICMLLFVASWVDPGRLFALKGDFLSSIFYVNNWWLIFHDISYFESYGPVSPIGHLWSLSIEEQFYLIWPLVLVIGIKMIPHRGKLTLWILAGAVVSALAMAMLYVPGTDPSRVYYGTDTRLFGPLVGAALAVIWPSQKLNYRVSKTTRLLLDSIGVVGVFMLLVLINDTNKFDDSLYRGGFLKLSFITAAVIAVLVHPASRVGNFIGCKPLRWIGIRSYSLYIWHFPIIVLSSSPVNTEGASILRIVLQLAASFIIAAISYKYIEQPFRRGIFSARSSDGRQRSARRRYIRPVFLVGLLLVCLIPISCSSMYAPKPGTETSTAEEELTPVQQESNNTTPRFSGEESMQLDTAVPSIGEEVFQSETIGPFQGEADIQSDSAVPSTGKAEIPSGKGITVIGDSVMLGVASYLENMLPGIVIDGKVGRQMSQAQEVINQLQAQGKLGDSIIIELGTNGPFNKDKFRIFLQSLSGEKQIMIVNTRVPREWQDIVNASLSEVANQFSNVKMIDWYSASEGKDDYFYQDGVHLKPEGAKYFASLLVESVTNTRR is encoded by the coding sequence ATGGATGACAGCATGAAACAGTTTAGAAATCAAACGAGTAAACGCTATATACCAGGATTAGATGGACTAAGAGCATTATCCGTTCTCGCGGTCATAGCCTATCATCTCAACGGGAAGTGGGCTCAAGGAGGGCTGCTTGGGGTAGGAATCTTTTTCGTCATCTCTGGTTATCTGATTACAGACCAAATCGTTACGGAGTGGAAGCAGTTTCAGAAACTGCGTCTTTTGCATTTCTGGGTCCGAAGAGCGCGAAGGTTGCTTCCTGTATTGATCTGTATGCTTCTGTTCGTGGCATCGTGGGTAGATCCAGGAAGACTTTTCGCTTTGAAGGGGGATTTTCTTTCCTCGATATTTTACGTGAATAACTGGTGGCTCATTTTTCATGACATATCGTACTTTGAAAGCTATGGACCGGTTTCCCCGATCGGCCATCTCTGGTCGCTTTCCATCGAGGAGCAATTTTATCTCATCTGGCCTTTGGTTCTTGTAATCGGGATCAAAATGATACCTCATCGCGGAAAACTTACCCTTTGGATCCTGGCCGGCGCTGTCGTATCCGCCCTCGCGATGGCCATGTTATATGTGCCGGGAACCGATCCGAGCAGGGTTTATTATGGTACAGATACTCGCCTTTTTGGCCCATTGGTCGGTGCGGCGTTGGCAGTGATATGGCCAAGTCAGAAGTTAAATTATAGGGTTTCCAAAACAACACGTCTTTTGCTGGATAGCATTGGAGTAGTAGGAGTGTTTATGTTACTCGTGCTGATCAATGATACAAACAAATTCGATGATTCACTTTACCGTGGCGGTTTCCTAAAGTTATCGTTTATCACTGCAGCAGTGATTGCCGTGCTAGTACATCCTGCCAGTCGAGTAGGGAACTTCATCGGTTGCAAGCCACTCCGATGGATCGGGATCCGGTCGTACAGCTTATATATTTGGCACTTCCCAATCATTGTGTTATCGAGTTCTCCAGTGAATACGGAAGGGGCCAGCATACTGCGCATCGTACTGCAACTGGCAGCCAGCTTTATCATTGCCGCCATTTCTTACAAATATATAGAGCAACCCTTCCGCAGGGGGATCTTCAGCGCCAGAAGCAGTGACGGACGACAGCGCTCTGCCCGCCGACGCTACATTCGGCCTGTTTTTCTGGTCGGCTTACTATTGGTATGTCTTATTCCGATTTCGTGCAGCAGCATGTACGCCCCCAAGCCTGGAACGGAAACATCTACGGCTGAGGAAGAATTAACCCCTGTACAGCAGGAGTCGAACAATACAACGCCCCGATTTTCGGGCGAGGAATCCATGCAATTAGATACGGCCGTTCCATCTATAGGGGAAGAAGTTTTTCAATCCGAAACGATCGGTCCCTTCCAGGGGGAAGCAGATATTCAGTCAGATTCAGCCGTTCCTTCCACTGGCAAGGCAGAGATCCCATCAGGCAAAGGAATTACCGTCATTGGTGATTCTGTCATGCTGGGTGTGGCCTCTTATCTGGAGAACATGCTTCCGGGAATTGTCATCGACGGCAAGGTTGGCCGTCAGATGAGTCAGGCGCAGGAGGTTATTAATCAGTTGCAAGCACAAGGGAAGTTGGGTGATTCGATCATCATTGAGCTAGGAACCAACGGGCCTTTCAATAAGGACAAATTCCGGATATTTTTGCAATCTCTTAGCGGCGAAAAACAGATTATGATCGTGAACACACGCGTACCGAGAGAGTGGCAAGATATTGTGAATGCTAGTCTTTCAGAAGTGGCGAATCAGTTCAGCAATGTTAAGATGATAGATTGGTATTCAGCCAGTGAAGGAAAGGACGATTACTTCTATCAAGATGGCGTGCATCTGAAACCGGAGGGAGCAAAGTACTTCGCCTCGCTTCTTGTGGAGAGCGTGACAAATACACGTCGATGA
- a CDS encoding LCP family protein yields MPETVARDRLSKRTQRKLVRRKSIRKIILLVVLFLLLSIGGTAGAIMWNVNDTLNKVTEQTPGVINSPNSGVDTAFHHDKPISFVILGRDTRPETGTMNTDVIIVAVANPSTKKVSMVSMPRDTRVKIPGYRGYHKINAVYAKGEIARRKAERNGQVPAETGETLVKQTLKGVLGIPIEHYINIDFDGFRSVIDEMGGVEVNVERKLYYNDSTDGTHIDLNPGVQVLNGAQALDYVRHREDSRGFKFYSSDYDRNRRQQEVIKVVADKLTNLDELPKLFKLLEVAGEHVHTDLSKEQIIGLAMDFKGISASSLISLDNGGYWKAGYTYLDRDKFLAIRNSLRTEMNVMNHQITELNNSPIYEGDNGSSSTKEKTG; encoded by the coding sequence ATGCCAGAAACGGTGGCGAGAGATCGCCTTTCTAAACGTACTCAACGAAAGCTTGTTCGACGCAAGAGTATACGTAAGATTATTCTATTAGTTGTGCTCTTTCTGTTACTTAGCATCGGCGGTACTGCTGGAGCAATAATGTGGAACGTGAATGATACGCTAAATAAAGTGACAGAGCAGACACCTGGCGTGATAAATTCGCCAAATTCGGGTGTAGACACAGCTTTCCATCATGATAAACCAATTTCGTTCGTCATTCTTGGCCGGGATACCCGTCCGGAAACAGGCACAATGAATACGGATGTCATAATCGTGGCTGTGGCGAACCCTAGTACAAAAAAAGTGTCGATGGTTTCCATGCCTCGTGATACGCGAGTAAAAATTCCCGGCTACCGCGGATATCATAAGATTAATGCCGTTTACGCAAAAGGGGAAATAGCGCGGCGAAAGGCGGAACGGAACGGCCAAGTACCGGCAGAAACTGGTGAAACGCTCGTCAAACAAACGCTCAAGGGAGTGCTTGGCATTCCAATAGAACATTACATAAACATTGATTTTGATGGTTTCCGATCGGTGATTGACGAGATGGGCGGAGTAGAAGTGAATGTAGAGCGCAAGTTATACTACAACGACTCAACCGATGGCACTCATATCGATCTTAACCCAGGGGTGCAAGTGTTAAATGGCGCCCAGGCGCTAGACTATGTTCGCCACCGTGAAGACAGCCGCGGTTTCAAGTTTTATTCGAGCGACTACGACCGTAACCGCCGTCAACAAGAGGTGATCAAGGTGGTTGCAGATAAGTTGACCAATCTTGACGAGTTGCCAAAGCTGTTCAAGCTGCTGGAAGTAGCTGGTGAACATGTCCATACCGACCTGTCGAAAGAACAAATAATTGGTCTTGCAATGGACTTTAAAGGTATTTCGGCTTCTTCCTTAATCTCCCTTGACAACGGTGGCTATTGGAAGGCTGGGTATACGTATTTGGACAGGGATAAATTTCTCGCCATTCGCAATTCGCTACGAACCGAGATGAATGTGATGAACCATCAAATTACCGAATTGAACAACTCGCCGATCTATGAAGGTGATAACGGTTCTTCTAGCACGAAGGAAAAAACTGGATGA
- a CDS encoding sensor histidine kinase — protein sequence MIGTIRAKFIIGFFLIFLFSFLILNQTVKEIIWTSNQKIVTSELVGLKNNSNVYVRQAFLINHFSNNKLYFSQMAQDLVSDLNHATGSNVGVYTLEGVLLYSSDKSVFSGQQEKDLKQAIGGKTAYHITYDQNNGEVFFSYPVVIDGSKVGILRFAKDFSLLYEQSGRILDIIFYSSLALFAVAFLFSYILSRHLSIPLVKLTHASTEVKNGNLDVRIHFHRKDEIGRLAVNFNDMIERISTQISTIERDRDLLKEVNQQEKRFFDNITHELKTPLTSILGYAEIIREKGETDREFFEKGINHIIEESRRLHRMVLKLLEISRRTSKNYEFDRVDTGIILHDVCDSMSFRAKRYKKKIVWRTEENLFVYGQADKLRQLFINLLDNAIKYSSTYAEISVKGELSAGNVRVEFKNPGNPIAPEQLTKLFQPFYSVNVKGAEEGSVGLGLSIAKSIVDDHGGTISIVSENYYTSVFVEIPCVKAEILS from the coding sequence ATGATCGGGACGATCCGAGCCAAATTTATCATCGGTTTTTTTCTGATCTTTCTTTTCTCTTTCCTTATTCTCAATCAGACGGTAAAAGAGATCATTTGGACGAGCAATCAAAAGATTGTAACTTCGGAATTGGTTGGTCTCAAAAACAACAGCAATGTGTATGTACGTCAAGCATTTCTTATCAATCATTTTTCAAATAACAAACTCTATTTCAGCCAAATGGCCCAGGATTTGGTAAGTGACTTAAATCATGCCACAGGAAGCAACGTCGGCGTCTATACGTTGGAAGGCGTTTTGTTGTATTCCTCGGACAAATCGGTATTCTCAGGACAGCAAGAGAAGGACCTTAAACAGGCGATTGGAGGCAAAACAGCCTATCATATCACGTACGACCAGAACAACGGGGAGGTCTTTTTCTCTTATCCGGTTGTCATTGATGGAAGCAAGGTAGGAATCCTGCGATTTGCTAAAGACTTTAGCCTGCTTTATGAACAAAGTGGACGGATATTGGACATCATCTTTTACAGCTCGCTTGCGCTCTTCGCAGTGGCATTCCTGTTCTCCTATATCCTCTCCAGGCACCTCTCGATCCCACTCGTCAAACTAACCCATGCTTCCACAGAGGTGAAGAACGGCAATCTCGATGTTCGTATTCATTTTCATCGCAAGGATGAGATTGGTCGACTGGCTGTCAATTTTAACGATATGATCGAACGGATCAGCACCCAAATTTCAACCATCGAAAGAGACCGTGACTTACTTAAAGAAGTCAACCAACAGGAAAAACGATTTTTTGACAATATCACGCACGAGCTCAAAACACCGTTGACTTCCATTCTGGGGTACGCCGAAATTATTCGGGAAAAAGGGGAAACTGACCGGGAGTTTTTCGAAAAAGGGATCAATCACATCATCGAAGAGAGCCGACGTCTGCACAGAATGGTGTTGAAACTGCTTGAGATCTCCCGCAGAACCTCAAAGAATTATGAATTCGATAGGGTGGACACAGGAATAATTCTGCATGACGTTTGTGATTCGATGTCGTTTCGGGCGAAGCGCTATAAAAAGAAGATCGTCTGGAGGACTGAAGAAAATCTGTTTGTGTACGGTCAGGCTGACAAATTACGCCAGCTTTTCATTAATCTTCTAGATAATGCCATCAAATACAGCTCAACTTACGCGGAAATATCAGTCAAGGGTGAGCTTTCAGCTGGGAATGTACGTGTTGAATTTAAAAATCCCGGTAATCCGATCGCACCTGAGCAACTAACAAAGCTGTTTCAACCCTTTTATTCGGTAAATGTGAAAGGCGCGGAAGAAGGGAGTGTCGGTTTAGGACTGAGTATTGCCAAATCCATCGTCGACGATCACGGAGGGACGATCAGTATCGTCAGCGAGAATTATTATACTAGCGTGTTTGTGGAAATTCCTTGCGTGAAGGCGGAGATATTATCATGA
- the lysA gene encoding diaminopimelate decarboxylase, translating to MFLHGTSRINEKGHLEIGGCDTTKLVEKYQTPLYVYDETLIREKCRAFVEAFQQSGFAFQVAYASKAFCTMAMCKLIEEEGLSLDVVSAGELYTALVAGFPAERIHFHGNNKTMQELIMALEANIGCFVADNFYELDMLHSLATERGLTANVLLRLTPGVEAHTHEYISTGQQDSKFGFDMISNQAMKAIEVAQESQALQLLGIHCHIGSQIFETDGFLLAIQRLTEFLADVKKELGFTCQVFNVGGGFGIRYVEGDTPLVAKDYIEAITNGVRTEFIKHNLPFPEIWIEPGRSIIGDAGTTLYTIGATKEIPDVRKYVAIDGGMTDNLRPALYQAKYEACVANRLLEPATELVSIAGKCCESGDMLIWDVQLSTHQPGDILAVSSTGAYGYAMANNYNRITRPAVVFVKEGEAELVVQRESLMDLIRNDRLYTKVSL from the coding sequence ATGTTTTTGCATGGCACAAGTCGCATCAATGAAAAAGGACACCTTGAAATTGGGGGATGTGATACTACCAAGCTAGTAGAGAAATATCAGACTCCATTGTACGTCTATGATGAAACATTAATTCGGGAAAAGTGCCGTGCTTTTGTAGAGGCCTTTCAGCAAAGTGGTTTTGCTTTTCAAGTAGCCTATGCTAGCAAAGCTTTTTGTACGATGGCAATGTGCAAGCTGATAGAAGAGGAAGGATTATCCCTGGATGTGGTTTCTGCTGGAGAATTATACACAGCATTAGTAGCGGGGTTCCCGGCAGAACGAATTCATTTTCATGGTAATAATAAAACCATGCAAGAATTAATTATGGCTCTTGAAGCCAATATTGGCTGTTTTGTGGCAGATAACTTTTATGAATTAGATATGTTACATTCACTAGCTACAGAGCGTGGATTGACAGCTAATGTTTTGCTACGTCTTACACCTGGTGTAGAAGCACACACGCATGAATATATATCCACTGGACAGCAGGACTCCAAATTTGGATTTGATATGATTAGCAATCAAGCGATGAAGGCTATTGAAGTAGCACAAGAAAGTCAAGCGTTGCAATTACTTGGCATTCACTGTCATATAGGCTCCCAAATCTTCGAAACAGATGGCTTTCTGTTAGCTATTCAACGTTTGACGGAATTTTTAGCTGATGTAAAAAAAGAGCTAGGTTTTACTTGTCAGGTATTTAATGTCGGAGGCGGTTTTGGTATTCGATATGTGGAAGGGGATACACCGCTTGTAGCAAAGGACTATATCGAAGCGATTACGAATGGTGTACGTACTGAGTTTATAAAGCATAACCTGCCTTTCCCAGAAATTTGGATTGAACCTGGTCGGAGTATTATTGGAGATGCTGGGACAACCTTGTATACAATTGGAGCGACGAAAGAAATTCCTGATGTTCGAAAATATGTAGCAATTGATGGGGGAATGACTGACAATCTACGACCTGCTTTGTACCAAGCTAAATATGAGGCCTGTGTGGCTAATCGTTTGCTTGAGCCTGCTACAGAACTGGTTTCAATAGCGGGTAAATGCTGTGAATCAGGCGATATGCTTATCTGGGACGTACAGTTGTCTACTCATCAACCTGGGGATATTTTAGCCGTTTCCAGTACAGGTGCTTATGGGTATGCAATGGCTAATAACTATAATCGAATTACGCGACCTGCTGTTGTATTTGTTAAAGAAGGCGAAGCAGAATTGGTGGTTCAGCGTGAATCATTAATGGATCTGATTCGAAATGATCGCCTGTATACCAAAGTTTCACTGTAA